The DNA segment GCGTTCGATCCAATCCCCCGGAGTAAAATCCAAAGCATGTACCCAATTATCATCCCAACTTAGCAATTGCTCAATTCGTTTCCAGCCAAGCCCCGGGCTTTCGTGCAGTCCTATGAATAATGATCGCTTGTCCAATTTCATGCCTCCCGTCACTAAATGGTTTAACTAAAAATCAACAAAAAAAGCAACCCTCCTGCCATGTTGGCCAAGAAGGTTGCTTACCTTTATCTACATTATAACAAATTCAACTTAGTGTGTCGTGCAGAGATTAAGAATGCCGCGTTCTTCAAGTACGCTCACAAGCGTAGAGCCCATTTCGGAAGGTGTCGGGGCTACTTTAATGCCGCACTCTTCCAACTTCGCGATTTTTTCCTTTGCAGTTCCTTTACCTCCGGAAATGATCGCACCTGCGTGGCCCATTCTTTTGCCCGGAGGGGCAGTTACCCCACCGATAAATCCAACGACTGGTTTGGTCATATTGTCTCGAATCCATTCCGCAGCCTCTTCTTCGGCCGTTCCGCCGATTTCTCCAATCATGATTACGGCATGCGTATCGTCGTCTTCATTGAAACGATGCAGGATATCGATGAACTCTGATCCTTTGACAGGGTCTCCTCCAATACCTACTGCAGATGACTGGCCGATACCACGGGTCGTCAGCTGATGAACGGCTTCATAAGTAAGCGTTCCGCTCCGCGATACTACGCCAACATGGCCTGGCATATGAATGTAGCCCGGCATAATTCCGATTTTACATTCCCCAGGTGTAATGACGCCAGGACAGTTCGGTCCAATTAGTATCGTCTTCTTCCCTTCCATGTAACGGGAAACTTTGACCATATCAAGTACAGGAATACCTTCTGTGATACAAATAACAAGCTCCATTTCCGCTTCAACCGCTTCGAGAATGGAGTCGGCAGCAAATGCTGGTGGAACATAGATCACGCTTGCCGTCGCTCCGGTGGCAGCCTTTGCTTCTTTTACCGTATTAAACACTGGCAAACTAACCGTTTCGCCGTTATCCAGCGCGATATCAACCTTGGTGCCGCCTTTGCCCGGCGAAGTTCCGCCAACCATTTGCGTACCGTAATCTAGAGCGCCTTTCGCGTGAAACAGAGCTGTTTTCCCTGTAATTCCCTGTGTAATTACTTTCGTATTTTTATCCACCAAAATACTCATCGTTCGAGCCTCCTCTGATATGGATTGGAAGATTAATTTAAGACACTAGTTTGACGATCTTCTGAGCGCCGTCGGCCATAGAGTCAGCAGATACAATCGCAAGTCCTGAATTCGCCAAAATATCCTTCCCAAGCTCGACGTTCGTTCCTTCCAGCCGTACAACTAGCGGACGATCCAGACCCACCTGCTTTGCAGCCTCGACGATCCCCGAAGCAATAACATCACATTTCATAATGCCGCCAAAGATATTTACGAATATGCCCTTTACTTTGGTATCGGACAAAATAATTTTGAAGGCTTCGGTTACTTTCTCCGCTGTGGCACCACCCCCAACATCGAGGAAGTTGGCAGGGTCGCCGCCGTAATATTTAATGATATCCATCGTTGCCATCGCAAGCCCCGCTCCATTAACCATGCAACCGATATTGCCGTCCAGGGCGATGTAGCTAAGGTCATATTTCGAGGCTTCGATTTCCTTCTCATCTTCTTCTTCCAAATCACGAAGCGCCAGGACATCCTTCTGGCGGAATAATGCGTTGGAATCAAAATTCAACTTCGCATCAAGTGCCATCACTTCACCGTCACCTGTAACAACAAGCGGGTTAATTTCAGCAATAGAGCAATCCTTATCTACAAATGCTTCATATAACGCCAGCATAAACTGAGCCGCTTTGTTCACTAGCTCATTCGGAATATTGATGGCATACGCCAATCTGCGCGCCTGGAACGGCTGCAAGCCGATGGCTGGATCCACGATTTCCTTAAAAATCTTCTCCGGCGTAGCTGCAGCTACTTCCTCAATTTCCGTACCGCCTTCTTCCGAAGCCATCAGTACGACACGTCCCGTTGCCCGGTCTACAACGACACCGACATAATATTCCTTCTTAATGTCGCAGCCCTCTTCGACCAACAGACGCTTTACTTCCTTGCCCTCAGGGCCTGTCTGGTGGGTAACAAGCACTTTGCCGAGAATCTCCTCAGCATATGCCCGCACTTCATCCAAATTTTTAGCTACCTTGACACCGCCGGCTTTCCCGCGGCCCCCAGCATGAATTTGGGCTTTAACCACAACGACTCCGCTGCCCAATGCTTCGGCTGCTTCCACAGCTTCATCCACCGTAAAGGCAACTTGTCCCTTCGGCACGGTCACCCCGTATTGCTTCAGGACTTCTTTTCCTTGATATTCATGGATATTCATTCGTAGAATCCTCCTATCAACAGGCGGTTATTAAGGTGAACATATGAAACCCAGATCATTGTACCATGTTTTTAAAACGCTTTCCTTAAAAATTCATTCTTTATACACAACTTTTTTTATATCGGTTCAATCTAATTTTGATATAGATAGAATATAGTCCTTCGCCAATTTAAAGAATCTTGTTTAAACTACAGATGGTTATCCCCCTAATAAACCTAGGGTTTCAGCGAAATAAAAACTAATTCCCACTTATTTATAAAAAAATAAAATATATCATATTGAGATTGTTTTACATAAACACAACCTGTCAAGATCAACATATTGCATGTAACATTTTTAATAGCTATGAGACATAACCACTGATAATAACCTGATCATTCTTGACTTTTCATGGATTTCCTACTAAAATACGGACAAGTAATCGGTGGAGAATTGAGGAAGCACCCTTTTTCCAGCCTGCTTTGGCCTGCATGCCAGCTGGCGTAAAGAGAAGAAAGGGTGTTTTTGTAATGTATGAGAAATTATTTAGTGCTTGTCTGTACGGGATAGATGGGAGATTGATCGAGGTCGAGGTGGATTTGTCCAACGGCATTCCACAAACGATGGTTGTCGGCTTGCCGGATTCGGCGGTGCGAGAGGCTGTAGAGCGTGTCAGATCAGCGATCAAAAACTGCGGTTATTCCTACCCGCTACAGCGGGTAACGATTAATTTGGCCCCAGCCGATTTGCGCAAGGAAGGCTCAGCTTTCGACCTGGCAATAGCCCTCGGCATATTAGCTGCCAGCAAACAAATTGTACTGCCGGAAAACGAACGGATTCTCATGATCGGGGAGTTGTCTCTCGATGGATCGCTCCGTCCCGTACACGGGGTCATTTCCATGGTTGATCTCGCCAAGCGTCAAGGTTTTGATGGAATTCTTCTGCCGATAGCCAATGCAGAGGAAGCAATGCTGATCAGTGGAATTTCAATTTACGGTATGAACCATTTAAATGACCTAACCGCCACCGTAGATATTTCGAATCCTGAAAATAAAATATCTTCCCATGGTAAGGCGTTTCCCAAGGAGCATTCAAACCTGAAGCAAACCTCGTCATTGTCGAAAAACAGGACTTTAGTAATAACATCGTTTAAGCATTTGCAAGCCTCAAAAGGAGAGTCCTCCAGTTTGCTTTCCCCGGCAATTCCCTCTGTCGAAGACTACAGCGATGTGCTTGGACAGCGCCATGTGAAGCGGGCGTTAACGATAGCTGCCGCAGGCAGGCACAATATTATGCTAATCGGGCCTCCTGGCACCGGAAAAACGATGCTTATCCGCCGTCTTCCATCTATTCTTCCTGCTCTGACCGAGGAAGAAGCGCTAGAGGTAACGAAAATATACAGTTCAGCCGGAAAATTCACAGACATGGAATCAGGCCTGATCCGCAGTAGGCCATTCCGCTCACCTCACCATACGATATCTGCCGCTGGATTAGTCGGAGGCGGTGGGATACCCAAAGCAGGAGAAGTCAGCCTGGCTCATCACGGCATACTGTTTCTCGACGAGCTTCCTGAGTTTGCCCGGACCGCACTGGAGGTACTGCGTCAACCGTTGGAGGAACGAGAGGTGACGATTAGCCGGACGAGGGCTGCATTTACTTTTCCGGCAAGTTTTTTGCTTGCCGTTTCTTTAAATCCGTGTCCGTGCGGATATCTCGGAGCTGAGCCTCCGCTGCCCCGCTGCACATGCAGTCCGTTTCGAGTAGCCCAATATCGAGAACGTATTTCGGGCCCCTTGCTGGATCGTATTGATATGCATGTCGAGGTTCCCAGGCCTGTCAGTTGGCTGACAGACCAACAACCGCTTAGTTCTGAAGAGATGAAAAATGCGGTGCTGCGTGCACAGCATAATCAACAGCAGCGTTACGCAAGATTAGAAATATGCTACAATAGTGAACTTAACGGCAGAACGCTACGAAAATACGCCAATATTAGCAAAGAAGCCGAGCAGTTGCTGCAATCTACTTTTCAAACGGTTGGACTTAGCATGCGTGCCTATGATCGAATTATTAAGCTGTCCAGAACGATCGCGGATCTGGAAGGCTCCGATCGTATCGCGGTCAGTCATATCGCCGAAGCTATTCAATACCGCCAGCTTGACCGTCAGGTTACGGATATGATGAACGACTAGCCCTATATTCTCCGACCTAGCATGGCCTTGCTGTCACTGGAGCGAAGGGAGCATTCGAGCTCCTTATCACATTGCGAGACAGCAAGGCTTTTTATATTTTAGAAAGCATTAACAATATGTTCGATGGCAATTATTTCATTCCGTTGCATCTTTACGCCCACAACGTCAAACCGAATGATCTCGTTCAATTGATGGGTCTGTTGCAAATATACGATCGCTGTTTCTCTGACTTGCTTTATTTTACGAGGAGTGATAGATTCCGCAGGTGTGCCATACTGTTCGTTATGCATGCTGCGGCTTCTCACTTCGACAATAACAATGACACCATCCTTTTTAGCGATGATGTCGATTTCGCCTGAGCGGCAGCGCCAGTTACATTCCAGCAGCGCATAGCCCTGTTCCTGCAAATAGCGCCCCGCTGCCTCCTCTGCTAGCCGCCCTCTTGCTTTCCGTCCATCCAACCGAACGCCCCCCCGCTTGTCCTTGGGATTAATCGTCATAAGACATCCCCTTCTCCGCCAGCTTATCTGTGCGGTATATAAAGCTGAGTATTTCAGCAACCAACGTGTACAGCTCCGGCGGGATTTGCTGATCCAGATCCAATTTTGAGAGCACTTCGACCAATGCAGCATCCTCCTGCACGGGAACACCGTGTTCTCTTGCCTTTTCCAATATTTTATCCGCCAGGTGACCGCTGCCCTTGGCAGCGACGACCGGGGCATCGCTTTGGGCCGGATCGTATTTGAGGGCAACAGCCTTTTTAATTTGATAGGGGCGGAGCTGTTCCTTGTTGTCATTCATACTCTATAATCCACCCCTTTATAGGTCGTCGGCGTATAAGAAAACGGCGAGCCCGGATCGTTTCCTCCGATCATCTCAGGCTCAACAGACGGCAATAGGTCGCTTTTTAGAGAAACTAGCTGATATCCGGCTGTATTCAGCGCTCCCTGGATATCCTCCTGCCTAGATTCCAAGAACTGGCTTGTCGCCTCTGCTTCCGTATAAAGTTTCAGCATAACCTTCTTATCTATAACCTGAACATCGAGCATAATTAGGCCGAGCGATTTCATTTGCAAATCAAACCAGAGTCGGCAGTTGGATGCGTCCAACTCCCCTTTGTGCCCGCGCCGCGATTCAATATGAACTGCGGCTGTTTGCTCGCCGTCCGCGCCAACAAAAGGCAGAAACAGCGTCACCTGAGCGAAGGGCGCGGTTCGATCCGTGTTCAGCAGCAACTGCTGCCCTGTTAGCTGCAATACGAGCTGACGTGCAGCTTCCTGCAGTGGGGCTGGCACGTCGTCTGCTGCCAGTAATTGCAGAAGCACCCCCTTCAGCGTCTCGCGAGCCGCGGCCTCGGGGCCAGCAGCAGCTTGCTGGGCAGCGGCGTTCGCAGCGGCTGCGACCTGCGCCTGCGGCGCCCCAGGGGCTGCTGCAGCCCTGTCCGCGCCTCCGGCAGCCGCACCGGCGACAGGAGGCTGCGTCACGCCCGCTGCAGCCTCGCCACGCTGCGCCGCCGCTGCAGTGGGCGCCTCTCCCGGCGCGGATGCTTGTGCGCTGCCGGGCTGCCCGCTGCCGCCTGGCGCCTCCGCGCCTCCGGCGGCTGCCCGCTGCGCCGCGCTTGCAGCCGGCGGCGCTTCTTGCGCGCTGCCCGGTGCTGCGCGCAGCACCTGCTGCTCGTGCTCCGCACCGAGCAGCTTCAGCACGCGTCCCACCCACGGCTCTGCCGCGGTGGCGGGACGCGTGAGCGCCGCTGGCGAAGGCCCTGTGGGCACTTCGCCTTGCGCCTGCGCCTGCGCAGCAGCGGGCGCAGCTTCAGCTGCCGCAGGCATAGCGGCGGCGGTGGCAGCGTTTGGCGCGGCGCCCGTGCCCTGTGGCGACGTGCTCGCGGCGGCGCGGTCTGCGCCTGCTGCTGCGCCCGAAGGCGCCGACATCGCCCCGCGCAGCTCCTGCAGCACCTGACTCAGCTTGCCTAACAACGCTTCTGCCGCCCCTCCACCGCCAATCCCAGCGGCCTGTCCGCCCTGCGCCATTGGTGCAGCGGTTTGACCTGCAGCGAGATGAACTGTCGCTCCAGTTGGAGATGCCGCTAGCGGTGTACCAACTGGATTAGCCTGATGCGAAGCTGTACCCGCTGTATTAGCCAAGGGTTGACCCGCCATTGCCTGCCCCTGCGCTTGCAGCGGCACTGTTACATTCGCAGTCCCCCCCTTACTTGCATTTCCTCCGGCTGATCGAGTCAAATTCCCTAGCAGTTCATCCAGCATAGAGAGCATTTCATGGAGTGGCGGGCCAAAAACGGTCTGATGCAAGCTAGCAACCGTCTCCCCCGTGAGCGGAAGCCCTCGTCCCAGTGCAATACCTGCTGTCTGAATCCATTCCGATAATGGAACAGATGCGGGTTTATGTAAGGTT comes from the Paenibacillus lentus genome and includes:
- the sucC gene encoding ADP-forming succinate--CoA ligase subunit beta gives rise to the protein MNIHEYQGKEVLKQYGVTVPKGQVAFTVDEAVEAAEALGSGVVVVKAQIHAGGRGKAGGVKVAKNLDEVRAYAEEILGKVLVTHQTGPEGKEVKRLLVEEGCDIKKEYYVGVVVDRATGRVVLMASEEGGTEIEEVAAATPEKIFKEIVDPAIGLQPFQARRLAYAINIPNELVNKAAQFMLALYEAFVDKDCSIAEINPLVVTGDGEVMALDAKLNFDSNALFRQKDVLALRDLEEEDEKEIEASKYDLSYIALDGNIGCMVNGAGLAMATMDIIKYYGGDPANFLDVGGGATAEKVTEAFKIILSDTKVKGIFVNIFGGIMKCDVIASGIVEAAKQVGLDRPLVVRLEGTNVELGKDILANSGLAIVSADSMADGAQKIVKLVS
- a CDS encoding EscU/YscU/HrcU family type III secretion system export apparatus switch protein, producing MNDNKEQLRPYQIKKAVALKYDPAQSDAPVVAAKGSGHLADKILEKAREHGVPVQEDAALVEVLSKLDLDQQIPPELYTLVAEILSFIYRTDKLAEKGMSYDD
- a CDS encoding YifB family Mg chelatase-like AAA ATPase, with product MYEKLFSACLYGIDGRLIEVEVDLSNGIPQTMVVGLPDSAVREAVERVRSAIKNCGYSYPLQRVTINLAPADLRKEGSAFDLAIALGILAASKQIVLPENERILMIGELSLDGSLRPVHGVISMVDLAKRQGFDGILLPIANAEEAMLISGISIYGMNHLNDLTATVDISNPENKISSHGKAFPKEHSNLKQTSSLSKNRTLVITSFKHLQASKGESSSLLSPAIPSVEDYSDVLGQRHVKRALTIAAAGRHNIMLIGPPGTGKTMLIRRLPSILPALTEEEALEVTKIYSSAGKFTDMESGLIRSRPFRSPHHTISAAGLVGGGGIPKAGEVSLAHHGILFLDELPEFARTALEVLRQPLEEREVTISRTRAAFTFPASFLLAVSLNPCPCGYLGAEPPLPRCTCSPFRVAQYRERISGPLLDRIDMHVEVPRPVSWLTDQQPLSSEEMKNAVLRAQHNQQQRYARLEICYNSELNGRTLRKYANISKEAEQLLQSTFQTVGLSMRAYDRIIKLSRTIADLEGSDRIAVSHIAEAIQYRQLDRQVTDMMND
- a CDS encoding flagellar hook-length control protein FliK, whose protein sequence is MNIGPLMRSLMGDSRPGEPRALELKTGQVVRGTVLSVSENGQEAVIQVQGVKLHAALETPLRQGETTLLQIQQPSADGLAVLKPVTSNASAPMSAASLARALADMGLEDTVANRELVQMMRASGLPLTKESLQSLQQLTLHKPASVPLSEWIQTAGIALGRGLPLTGETVASLHQTVFGPPLHEMLSMLDELLGNLTRSAGGNASKGGTANVTVPLQAQGQAMAGQPLANTAGTASHQANPVGTPLAASPTGATVHLAAGQTAAPMAQGGQAAGIGGGGAAEALLGKLSQVLQELRGAMSAPSGAAAGADRAAASTSPQGTGAAPNAATAAAMPAAAEAAPAAAQAQAQGEVPTGPSPAALTRPATAAEPWVGRVLKLLGAEHEQQVLRAAPGSAQEAPPAASAAQRAAAGGAEAPGGSGQPGSAQASAPGEAPTAAAAQRGEAAAGVTQPPVAGAAAGGADRAAAAPGAPQAQVAAAANAAAQQAAAGPEAAARETLKGVLLQLLAADDVPAPLQEAARQLVLQLTGQQLLLNTDRTAPFAQVTLFLPFVGADGEQTAAVHIESRRGHKGELDASNCRLWFDLQMKSLGLIMLDVQVIDKKVMLKLYTEAEATSQFLESRQEDIQGALNTAGYQLVSLKSDLLPSVEPEMIGGNDPGSPFSYTPTTYKGVDYRV
- the sucD gene encoding succinate--CoA ligase subunit alpha — translated: MSILVDKNTKVITQGITGKTALFHAKGALDYGTQMVGGTSPGKGGTKVDIALDNGETVSLPVFNTVKEAKAATGATASVIYVPPAFAADSILEAVEAEMELVICITEGIPVLDMVKVSRYMEGKKTILIGPNCPGVITPGECKIGIMPGYIHMPGHVGVVSRSGTLTYEAVHQLTTRGIGQSSAVGIGGDPVKGSEFIDILHRFNEDDDTHAVIMIGEIGGTAEEEAAEWIRDNMTKPVVGFIGGVTAPPGKRMGHAGAIISGGKGTAKEKIAKLEECGIKVAPTPSEMGSTLVSVLEERGILNLCTTH
- a CDS encoding YraN family protein; amino-acid sequence: MTINPKDKRGGVRLDGRKARGRLAEEAAGRYLQEQGYALLECNWRCRSGEIDIIAKKDGVIVIVEVRSRSMHNEQYGTPAESITPRKIKQVRETAIVYLQQTHQLNEIIRFDVVGVKMQRNEIIAIEHIVNAF